In one window of Haemophilus parainfluenzae DNA:
- a CDS encoding TonB-dependent receptor plug domain-containing protein, translated as MKKNMITSAILLAIPALAAAEDVTKLDVINVYSASATPTSLHQTASSVTVLTEKDFAQRGATYVSDVLKTVPSLAVSTSGGRGTLTNVFLRGADANHTAVIIDGVKVNPVSGYGFDFGGLALSNIDRIEVLRGEQSALWGSDAMGGVIYITTKKGLEKGKTFNVDYDFGTGSNRTVDGSLTLSGTNNNFYYALHGDSHHTKGISALSKNRFNYTAQDGTAVSTGGSSERDKFHRDNASLRFGYDDNQKGFDFLTSHSSQTANFDNSATDEKGHYTRTRETLFKLSGFLGNDDELLKHKVGVSHIKTDSDTVGYTSAYDAKKLNANYQLDVNFDREGTLTQGLSFLTDYQKTDFNSSYFNNAGNKKLVEKSLAAEYRLLHDADHSLNISGRYTDSSEYENSWTGRIAGAYRLHNNVKAHASFGSAIQNPTITEYYGYNARYIGNPNLQPEKSLGGDVGFLFETNDGRHSFDVTYFARNVKNAISSEVINFTTYASRAVNLEGKSKVKGVEVAYNGKITDALTAYANYTYTQTRDSKGAELARRPKHLANAGLAYQITEKLGTDVNVSYTGKRMDTYYSPTYSTHKVKLPSYTLANLGVNYKVADSLTIYANLNNVFNKKYENVLGYGQEGRNVYVGLKGSF; from the coding sequence ATGAAAAAAAATATGATTACTTCAGCGATTTTATTAGCAATTCCAGCATTAGCGGCGGCTGAAGACGTGACAAAATTAGATGTGATTAACGTCTATTCTGCATCAGCCACGCCAACTAGCCTTCATCAAACCGCCTCATCTGTTACTGTTTTAACTGAAAAAGATTTTGCACAACGTGGTGCGACTTATGTCAGTGACGTATTGAAAACGGTACCGAGTTTAGCCGTAAGTACTTCAGGCGGTCGTGGCACATTAACTAATGTATTCTTACGTGGTGCGGATGCAAACCACACTGCAGTGATTATTGATGGCGTGAAAGTGAACCCAGTTTCTGGTTATGGCTTTGATTTCGGTGGCTTAGCATTAAGCAATATTGACCGCATCGAAGTATTGCGCGGGGAGCAATCAGCTCTTTGGGGAAGTGATGCGATGGGTGGTGTGATTTATATCACCACGAAAAAAGGCTTAGAAAAAGGCAAAACCTTCAACGTTGATTACGATTTTGGCACAGGCTCGAATCGAACAGTGGATGGTTCATTAACCCTTTCAGGCACAAACAACAATTTCTATTATGCTTTACATGGCGACAGTCACCACACCAAAGGCATTTCAGCACTCAGCAAAAACCGCTTTAACTACACTGCGCAAGATGGCACAGCGGTAAGTACTGGTGGTTCAAGCGAACGCGATAAATTCCACCGTGATAACGCCTCTCTTCGTTTTGGCTATGACGATAACCAAAAAGGTTTTGATTTCTTAACCTCTCACAGCAGCCAAACTGCAAACTTTGATAACAGCGCAACGGATGAAAAAGGCCACTACACTCGCACACGTGAAACCTTATTCAAATTAAGTGGCTTCTTAGGTAATGATGATGAATTACTTAAACACAAGGTTGGTGTAAGCCATATCAAAACTGACAGCGATACCGTTGGCTACACATCGGCTTATGATGCGAAAAAACTCAACGCAAACTATCAATTAGACGTCAATTTCGATCGTGAAGGCACTCTCACGCAAGGTTTAAGCTTCTTAACTGACTATCAAAAAACAGATTTCAACTCATCTTATTTCAACAATGCTGGCAATAAAAAACTTGTTGAGAAAAGCTTAGCGGCAGAATATCGCTTATTGCACGATGCAGATCATAGTTTAAATATTAGTGGTCGTTACACTGATAGCTCTGAATACGAAAATTCATGGACTGGCCGTATCGCAGGCGCTTACCGTTTACACAATAACGTGAAAGCACACGCAAGTTTCGGTTCAGCGATTCAAAACCCGACGATCACTGAATACTACGGTTACAACGCGCGCTATATCGGCAACCCGAATTTACAACCAGAGAAAAGTTTAGGTGGCGATGTTGGTTTCTTATTTGAAACCAATGATGGTCGTCACAGCTTTGATGTGACTTATTTCGCTCGCAACGTGAAAAACGCGATTAGCAGCGAAGTAATCAACTTTACCACTTATGCAAGCCGTGCAGTAAACCTTGAAGGTAAAAGCAAAGTGAAAGGTGTTGAAGTGGCTTACAACGGTAAAATCACCGATGCATTAACCGCTTATGCAAACTACACCTATACTCAAACCCGAGACAGCAAAGGCGCTGAATTAGCACGTCGTCCAAAACATTTAGCGAACGCAGGCTTAGCATACCAAATCACTGAAAAATTGGGTACAGATGTAAATGTATCTTACACAGGCAAACGCATGGACACCTACTATTCACCAACTTACAGCACGCATAAAGTGAAATTGCCATCTTACACCTTGGCAAACTTAGGCGTGAACTATAAAGTGGCCGATAGCTTGACGATTTACGCAAACCTTAACAACGTATTCAATAAAAAATACGAAAACGTACTGGGCTATGGCCAAGAAGGACGTAATGTTTACGTTGGGTTGAAAGGATCGTTCTAA
- a CDS encoding helical backbone metal receptor, translating to MQKTRLILTALFLPFTAQASEQFVSLTLCSDRLLIELAEPSQIAAQSPYSKKPLMMLDKINTDKPVLEPQLTELLPYLDKTILINETFYPQLVAELKKLNVKIIPINDSPQTPDELFTLILDLGKQLGNEQKAADLVTKLKSQNFHLNRPLTDTLILSETGVVESYYPQYPVLLSLLGLTPLKTPLTAQNFSLEKVILSQPNVLISLTDKRGYNAQAELLQHPMLQDFFKNQPLVSIPMKYTYCFDHGVWQGAEKIYQQLK from the coding sequence ATGCAAAAAACTCGCTTAATTTTAACCGCACTTTTCCTTCCGTTTACCGCTCAGGCTTCGGAACAATTTGTCTCGCTTACGCTTTGCAGTGACCGACTGCTTATCGAACTGGCTGAGCCTTCGCAAATTGCTGCTCAATCGCCTTATTCGAAAAAACCGTTGATGATGTTAGACAAAATCAATACCGATAAACCTGTGCTAGAACCGCAATTAACGGAATTATTGCCCTATTTGGATAAAACGATTCTGATTAACGAAACCTTTTATCCACAATTAGTCGCAGAGCTGAAAAAACTCAATGTGAAGATTATTCCCATTAACGACAGCCCACAAACGCCAGATGAATTATTTACGTTGATTCTAGACTTAGGCAAACAACTGGGTAATGAGCAAAAAGCGGCTGATTTAGTAACAAAACTCAAATCGCAAAACTTTCACTTAAATCGACCGCTTACTGATACACTGATTTTGTCAGAAACTGGTGTGGTAGAAAGTTATTATCCGCAATATCCCGTGCTGTTAAGTTTACTCGGATTAACCCCGTTAAAAACGCCACTTACCGCACAAAATTTCTCGTTAGAAAAAGTGATTTTAAGCCAACCGAATGTGCTCATTTCACTGACTGACAAACGAGGTTACAATGCACAAGCCGAATTGCTACAACACCCTATGTTGCAAGATTTTTTCAAAAACCAACCGCTTGTCAGCATCCCTATGAAATATACTTATTGCTTCGATCATGGCGTGTGGCAAGGGGCAGAGAAGATTTATCAACAATTAAAATAA
- a CDS encoding FecCD family ABC transporter permease — translation MTKTLKLNTALFFTLLLISGFAIYHQLGDFAHLKNADGILTDMRSMVLWDIRFPRIGLALLTGASLAIAGNAMQGIFQNPLASPGLLGSSAGATAASVFILYYFAVPFSLLLAGGVIGALLSFFIVYLIAKNYGTTMMILSGLAVNMLLGSAIALLLSNAESPWALAELYRWLQGSLMWAKLDTLLISLPIVLAGVFCLYHTRRYLDLLTFGEETASTMGVDPKRSFFISTFGVALLVGATIPQTGTIGFIGLIAPHFARILLKARPSQLYLTSALIGALLLLLADLAILYIPLFSHIYIGTLTALIGAPCLIWMLLTQQRKIYD, via the coding sequence TTGACCAAAACACTAAAATTAAATACCGCACTTTTCTTCACGTTGCTGTTGATTAGCGGCTTTGCGATTTATCATCAACTAGGCGACTTTGCCCATCTCAAAAATGCGGATGGCATTCTCACTGACATGCGCTCGATGGTACTGTGGGATATTCGTTTTCCACGCATTGGTTTAGCTTTATTGACAGGCGCTAGCCTAGCAATAGCGGGCAATGCGATGCAAGGCATTTTCCAAAATCCATTGGCGAGCCCGGGCTTACTCGGCAGTAGCGCTGGCGCAACAGCAGCTAGTGTATTTATCCTTTATTATTTTGCCGTACCATTTTCATTACTCTTAGCTGGAGGTGTAATTGGTGCGCTTTTAAGCTTTTTCATCGTGTATTTGATCGCTAAAAACTACGGCACCACGATGATGATTCTAAGCGGTTTAGCAGTCAATATGTTGCTTGGGTCAGCAATCGCATTATTGCTCTCCAACGCGGAAAGCCCATGGGCATTAGCTGAACTTTATCGTTGGTTACAAGGCTCGTTGATGTGGGCAAAATTAGATACCCTGCTTATTTCACTCCCGATTGTTCTGGCAGGGGTTTTCTGCTTATACCACACTCGTCGATACTTAGATTTACTCACCTTTGGTGAAGAAACTGCGAGCACCATGGGGGTTGATCCAAAACGTAGCTTTTTCATCAGCACCTTTGGTGTGGCTTTATTAGTGGGGGCAACCATTCCACAAACCGGCACCATCGGTTTTATCGGCTTAATCGCGCCACACTTTGCCCGTATCTTACTGAAAGCTCGCCCATCACAGCTTTACCTCACCAGTGCATTAATCGGGGCATTATTGCTGTTACTGGCCGATTTAGCCATTTTATATATCCCGTTGTTCTCACATATTTACATCGGGACATTGACCGCACTTATCGGTGCCCCTTGCTTGATTTGGATGTTATTAACGCAACAGAGAAAAATCTATGATTAG
- a CDS encoding ABC transporter ATP-binding protein gives MIRIEKLTQSYCLNDINCTLPSGKLIGIMGANGAGKSTLLKTIAGILPLKQGEVWFDNQPLSKMNAPEKSQYIAYLAQNTQIHWDLSVYDVIALGLAATLPKEKERSKIQAFSEKFAVTHLLDKPFQQLSGGEKARVQLARCCIKESPVLLVDEPIAPLDPYYQIDMMEQLQSLTPQHTCVVAIHHLSLAYQFCDEIVLLDKGKLLAVGETQAVLNAENLAKAFHIRAEINPIKKTISKIEKQ, from the coding sequence ATGATTAGAATTGAAAAACTCACCCAATCCTATTGCTTAAATGACATCAACTGCACGCTTCCATCAGGTAAATTGATTGGCATTATGGGCGCCAATGGTGCGGGAAAATCTACCTTATTGAAAACCATTGCGGGTATCTTACCCCTCAAACAAGGGGAGGTTTGGTTCGATAATCAACCATTAAGCAAAATGAATGCTCCCGAAAAAAGCCAATACATTGCTTATCTTGCACAAAATACGCAAATTCATTGGGATTTATCCGTTTATGATGTGATTGCATTAGGTTTAGCTGCGACCTTACCAAAAGAAAAAGAGCGGTCAAAAATTCAAGCGTTTTCAGAAAAATTTGCGGTAACGCATTTACTCGATAAGCCATTTCAACAACTTTCAGGTGGCGAGAAAGCACGTGTACAACTCGCTCGTTGCTGTATTAAAGAATCCCCTGTTTTATTGGTTGATGAGCCGATTGCGCCACTCGACCCTTATTATCAAATTGATATGATGGAACAGCTTCAATCACTCACACCGCAACATACGTGTGTTGTTGCCATTCATCACCTTTCATTGGCTTATCAATTTTGTGATGAAATTGTTCTATTAGATAAAGGAAAACTGTTAGCTGTAGGTGAAACGCAAGCCGTGTTAAATGCGGAGAATTTAGCGAAAGCCTTTCACATTCGAGCTGAAATTAATCCAATAAAAAAGACTATCTCAAAAATTGAAAAGCAATAA
- the ndk gene encoding nucleoside-diphosphate kinase — protein sequence MVERTFSIIKPDAVKRHLIGAILGRFEAQGFRVVALKMVQLTKEQAEGFYAEHQGKPFFEPLVEYMLSGPIVVSVLEKENAVKDYRTLIGATNPAEAAEGTIRKDFALSQRENSVHGSDSVESAKREIAYFFVDSEIQP from the coding sequence ATGGTAGAACGTACTTTTTCAATTATTAAACCTGATGCAGTAAAGCGTCATTTAATTGGTGCTATTTTAGGGCGTTTTGAAGCACAGGGATTCCGTGTCGTTGCGCTTAAAATGGTGCAGTTAACCAAAGAACAAGCGGAAGGTTTCTATGCGGAACACCAAGGTAAACCATTTTTTGAACCGTTGGTGGAGTATATGCTCTCTGGCCCGATAGTGGTTTCTGTATTGGAAAAAGAAAATGCCGTAAAAGATTACCGCACTTTAATCGGGGCAACGAATCCGGCTGAGGCGGCAGAAGGCACTATCCGCAAAGACTTCGCGTTAAGCCAGCGAGAAAACTCTGTTCATGGTTCTGATAGCGTTGAAAGCGCAAAACGAGAAATTGCTTATTTCTTCGTAGATTCAGAAATCCAGCCATAA
- the pepB gene encoding aminopeptidase PepB, producing the protein MQITLSTAPASESWGKNAILSFNQDQAVIHLKDDEKSNLVLVQKAARKLRGQGIKDVELVGDAWELENCWAFYQGFYSAKQDYSIEFPHLDDEPQDELLARIECGDFVRGIINEPAETLTPVKLAERAAEFISKQAENYADKSAVSFQIISGEALKEQGYHGIFTVGRGSINPPAMLQLDFNPTNDPNAPVLACLVGKGITFDSGGYSIKPSDGMSTMRTDMGGAGLLTGALGFAIAHGLNQRVKLYLCCAENLVSGNAFKLGDIITYKNGVTAEILNTDAEGRLVLADGLIEADSQNPQFIVDCATLTGAAKVAVGNDYHSVLSMDDALVNSLFQAAKEENEPFWRLPFEEFHRSQITSSFADIANTGTAPVVAGASTATAFLSYFVKNYQQRWLHIDCSATYRKSGSDLWAVGATGIGVKTLANLLVTKAS; encoded by the coding sequence ATGCAAATTACATTATCAACGGCTCCCGCTTCGGAGAGTTGGGGCAAAAATGCCATTTTAAGTTTTAATCAAGATCAAGCCGTTATTCATCTTAAAGATGATGAAAAATCTAACCTTGTTTTAGTTCAAAAAGCTGCACGTAAGTTACGTGGACAAGGCATTAAAGATGTTGAACTTGTGGGGGATGCATGGGAGTTAGAAAATTGCTGGGCATTTTATCAAGGTTTTTACTCGGCGAAGCAGGATTATTCGATTGAATTTCCTCATTTAGATGATGAGCCACAAGATGAATTATTAGCGCGTATTGAATGCGGCGATTTTGTGCGTGGAATTATTAATGAACCAGCCGAAACACTCACGCCAGTTAAATTAGCCGAACGCGCGGCTGAGTTTATTTCTAAACAAGCCGAAAATTATGCCGATAAAAGTGCGGTCAGTTTTCAGATCATTTCTGGGGAAGCGTTAAAAGAGCAAGGTTACCACGGGATCTTTACTGTGGGCCGTGGTTCTATTAATCCGCCCGCTATGTTGCAATTAGATTTTAATCCGACTAATGACCCAAATGCGCCTGTATTAGCGTGCTTGGTTGGTAAAGGTATTACTTTTGATAGTGGTGGTTATAGCATCAAGCCAAGTGATGGCATGAGCACCATGCGTACCGATATGGGTGGCGCTGGGTTATTAACGGGGGCATTAGGATTTGCGATTGCGCACGGTTTAAATCAACGAGTAAAACTCTATCTATGCTGTGCGGAAAACTTGGTGAGCGGTAATGCGTTTAAATTGGGTGATATCATCACGTATAAAAATGGTGTAACCGCTGAAATTCTAAATACTGATGCGGAAGGCCGTTTAGTATTGGCGGATGGCTTAATTGAAGCCGATAGTCAAAATCCACAATTTATTGTCGATTGTGCAACCTTAACCGGTGCAGCGAAAGTGGCAGTCGGTAATGATTACCACAGCGTGCTTTCTATGGATGATGCGTTGGTAAATAGCCTATTTCAAGCTGCCAAAGAAGAAAATGAACCGTTCTGGCGTTTACCTTTCGAAGAATTTCATCGTAGCCAAATTACCTCTTCTTTTGCGGATATTGCAAATACAGGTACAGCGCCGGTTGTCGCGGGCGCAAGTACTGCAACGGCATTTTTATCGTATTTTGTGAAAAATTATCAACAACGTTGGTTACATATTGATTGTTCGGCCACTTATCGTAAATCAGGTAGTGATTTATGGGCGGTTGGCGCAACCGGAATTGGTGTGAAAACTTTAGCAAATTTATTAGTAACTAAAGCAAGTTAA
- the rfbB gene encoding dTDP-glucose 4,6-dehydratase — protein sequence MQKIVITGGAGFIGSAVVRHIIENTQDSVVNVDKLTYAGNLESLESVENNPRYAFEQVDICDAKALARVFEQHQPDAVMHLAAESHVDRSIDGSAAFIETNIVGTYTLLETARAYWNGLSDEKKAAFRFHHISTDEVYGDLSLSAPAFTEYSPYHPSSPYSASKAASDHLVQAWHRTYGLPVIITNSSNNYGAYQHAEKLIPLMISNAIEGKSLPIYGDGQQIRDWLFVEDHVQALYLVLTKGRVGENYNIGGNCEKTNLEVVKTICQLLEELAPNKPNHIKYYEDLITFVKDRPGHDVRYSLDCSKIHAELGWQPQITFEQGLRQTVKWHLENNR from the coding sequence ATGCAAAAAATCGTAATCACAGGCGGTGCAGGCTTTATTGGTTCTGCGGTAGTTCGCCATATTATTGAAAACACTCAAGACAGCGTAGTTAACGTAGATAAATTAACCTATGCAGGGAATTTAGAATCTCTCGAATCCGTGGAAAATAACCCACGCTATGCCTTTGAACAAGTGGATATTTGTGATGCAAAAGCACTTGCTCGTGTCTTTGAACAACACCAGCCCGATGCAGTCATGCACTTAGCGGCAGAAAGCCACGTTGACCGTTCTATTGATGGATCTGCAGCGTTTATTGAGACTAATATAGTTGGTACTTACACCTTATTAGAAACAGCTCGTGCCTATTGGAATGGTTTAAGTGATGAGAAAAAAGCGGCATTCCGTTTCCACCATATTTCTACAGATGAAGTGTATGGGGATTTATCCCTTTCTGCTCCCGCCTTTACTGAATATTCTCCTTATCATCCGAGTAGTCCTTATTCTGCCTCAAAAGCAGCAAGTGATCATTTGGTACAGGCTTGGCATCGTACTTATGGTTTGCCGGTGATTATCACAAACAGTTCCAATAACTATGGAGCTTATCAACATGCTGAAAAACTCATTCCTTTAATGATTTCAAATGCGATAGAGGGAAAGTCTTTGCCAATTTATGGTGATGGGCAGCAAATTCGTGATTGGTTATTTGTGGAAGATCATGTTCAAGCTTTATATTTAGTTTTAACAAAAGGTCGAGTCGGAGAAAACTATAATATCGGTGGAAATTGTGAAAAAACAAACCTTGAAGTGGTTAAAACAATTTGCCAATTACTCGAAGAACTTGCGCCAAATAAGCCTAATCATATTAAGTATTACGAAGATTTAATTACTTTTGTAAAAGACCGACCTGGTCACGATGTGCGATATTCATTGGATTGTTCTAAAATTCATGCAGAATTAGGTTGGCAACCACAAATAACCTTTGAACAAGGACTTCGTCAGACGGTAAAATGGCACCTAGAGAATAATAGATAA
- a CDS encoding acyltransferase family protein: MIPVLSHLKDNKSILLYIIIAIFITHSCLPMLFQIIGIQYNWDISFPMNGYVMFLLIGFLLSEIHLSKRVRITFYILGILGAIIRYCGTVYYSTINNNLDRILFSYTQFHSVFLAVSIFILIKEISVYVENGEIIRIVKALSSCSFGIYLIHVFMMYKVELPILGIEADNVYWTFFGAFLTYFACFSIVFLIKSRICGGDNPLSLLD, encoded by the coding sequence TTGATTCCGGTTCTTTCGCACTTGAAAGATAATAAGAGTATTTTACTCTATATAATCATTGCTATTTTTATCACGCACTCTTGTCTTCCTATGTTATTTCAAATTATAGGGATTCAATATAATTGGGATATATCCTTTCCTATGAATGGATATGTGATGTTTCTCTTAATTGGCTTCTTGCTATCTGAAATACATTTATCTAAACGAGTTAGAATTACTTTTTATATATTAGGCATCTTAGGTGCCATTATAAGATATTGTGGTACAGTTTATTATTCGACTATAAATAATAATTTAGATAGAATATTATTTAGTTATACGCAATTTCATTCTGTGTTCTTAGCAGTTTCTATTTTTATTCTTATTAAAGAAATTTCTGTTTATGTAGAAAATGGAGAAATTATACGTATAGTAAAAGCACTTTCTTCTTGTAGCTTTGGTATATATCTAATACATGTGTTTATGATGTATAAGGTAGAATTACCTATTTTAGGTATAGAGGCAGATAATGTTTATTGGACATTCTTTGGTGCTTTTCTTACATATTTTGCATGTTTTTCTATTGTGTTCTTAATTAAGTCTAGAATCTGTGGAGGGGATAATCCCCTCTCATTATTAGATTAA
- a CDS encoding acyltransferase: MKRYLSVLSVISCFGVILMHSNTLFWTFSDSPAWFVANLTGHMLNFAVPIFFMISGVNLLDYRSRYTTKEYFIKRIRKTFLPFLIWSTLGVVYGMVIYNHEFGTISQFIYNIFSTRVVEYYWFFIPLFMIYLSIPIFSYITEKAILLYTILFIFIFVVLLPFLFNISSTDQIGNLTFPITGWIIYPLLGYYISHNEIPKVYRLIIYTLGVIGWFMLVLGTYLLSIRAGHLVQDFMGYLNIPNVAISAAILLFLKEADKFDKFTSLFKICGIISKYTFGIYLTHWFVIKAIYDTKFIPTDNVYFITVGAVCVFSVCLLLTWLIKHIPYIKKLIPD; the protein is encoded by the coding sequence ATGAAAAGATATTTATCAGTTTTAAGTGTTATATCTTGTTTTGGTGTTATTTTAATGCACTCAAATACATTATTTTGGACTTTTTCAGATAGTCCTGCCTGGTTTGTTGCTAACTTAACAGGACATATGTTAAATTTTGCTGTTCCTATCTTTTTTATGATTTCTGGGGTAAATTTACTAGATTATCGTTCAAGATATACAACAAAAGAATACTTTATTAAACGAATTAGAAAAACATTTTTACCATTCTTAATATGGTCTACACTAGGTGTAGTTTATGGGATGGTAATATATAATCATGAATTTGGCACTATTTCTCAATTTATCTACAATATTTTTTCAACGCGTGTCGTTGAATATTATTGGTTTTTCATTCCATTATTTATGATTTACCTATCAATTCCTATTTTTAGTTATATTACTGAAAAGGCCATTCTTTTATACACAATCTTGTTCATCTTTATTTTTGTTGTTCTACTTCCCTTTTTATTTAACATATCCAGTACTGACCAAATTGGAAATCTAACTTTTCCTATTACTGGATGGATTATATACCCATTACTAGGATATTATATTTCACATAATGAAATACCTAAAGTATATCGTTTAATCATTTACACATTAGGTGTTATAGGATGGTTTATGTTAGTTTTAGGAACTTATTTATTATCCATAAGAGCTGGTCATTTAGTTCAAGATTTCATGGGATACCTTAATATACCTAATGTTGCAATAAGTGCTGCTATTCTATTATTTCTTAAAGAAGCAGATAAATTTGATAAATTTACTTCTCTATTTAAAATATGTGGCATTATATCTAAATATACATTTGGTATTTATCTAACGCATTGGTTTGTTATCAAAGCAATTTATGATACCAAATTTATTCCTACAGATAATGTTTATTTTATTACTGTAGGTGCTGTTTGTGTCTTTTCTGTATGTTTATTGTTAACTTGGCTTATTAAGCATATTCCATATATAAAAAAACTTATTCCTGATTAA
- a CDS encoding beta-1,6-N-acetylglucosaminyltransferase produces the protein MQAVLILAHKNLDQVISLVKILRTCFEVYIHIDKKCHISNLHKEAFEKLSVKFYSKIDVQWGGWSIGETTYFLIKEALKNNNIKYMHIISGEDWIIRSPKDIYDFYDENNEVYLQSEPAKGIIKSGEKVENWTKFYFNYDKSIIKRRTILGKILHRCLYWSQFLLKINKLEKSNIKDEIYHGAVWCDLPRDAAEYLIHTFDNNLIYKKIFSTSFCPDETWMQTLLENSSFKNRINNNFHRYINWNVKYNAYPAILDESDLDKIKNGDAQFMRKIDLSISKELLKKLDVLPE, from the coding sequence ATGCAAGCAGTATTGATTTTAGCTCATAAAAATCTTGATCAAGTTATTTCATTAGTAAAAATATTAAGAACTTGCTTTGAAGTGTATATACATATAGATAAAAAATGTCATATTAGTAATTTACATAAAGAAGCTTTTGAAAAACTATCGGTGAAATTTTATTCAAAAATAGATGTTCAATGGGGGGGCTGGAGTATTGGCGAAACTACCTATTTCTTAATAAAAGAAGCATTAAAAAATAATAATATTAAATATATGCATATCATTTCAGGTGAAGACTGGATTATAAGATCACCAAAAGATATTTATGACTTTTATGACGAAAATAATGAAGTTTATTTGCAGTCTGAACCAGCTAAAGGCATTATAAAATCTGGTGAAAAAGTAGAGAACTGGACAAAATTTTATTTTAATTATGATAAATCAATAATCAAAAGAAGAACAATCTTAGGAAAAATATTGCATAGATGTCTATATTGGAGTCAGTTTTTATTAAAAATTAATAAATTAGAAAAGTCAAATATAAAAGATGAAATTTATCATGGGGCAGTATGGTGTGATTTACCTAGAGATGCTGCAGAATATTTAATCCATACTTTCGATAATAATCTAATATATAAGAAAATATTCTCAACAAGTTTTTGCCCAGATGAAACATGGATGCAAACATTGTTAGAAAATTCCTCATTTAAAAATAGAATTAATAATAACTTTCACCGTTATATAAACTGGAATGTAAAATATAATGCATACCCTGCAATTCTAGATGAATCAGATTTAGATAAAATTAAAAATGGAGATGCTCAATTTATGAGAAAAATTGATCTTTCTATCTCTAAAGAACTATTAAAAAAATTAGATGTTTTACCCGAGTAA